A single Lolium perenne isolate Kyuss_39 chromosome 6, Kyuss_2.0, whole genome shotgun sequence DNA region contains:
- the LOC127324063 gene encoding DEAD-box ATP-dependent RNA helicase 47A — protein sequence MRLIIGQVHRNVLALASSRSCFVVGDHLPSRMLSLPRAARFHQSAWRGSQAVEDSGSALTLANLDVQSKADYVKKERVPRTGGPRPSSRDTSYGVKPKKVYPPKTALPKSPVVKKKLKIDEALFSASSFEELGLPPLLIDRLNKEGLTSPTEVQSASIPVISQRHDVVIQSYTGSGKTLAYLLPILSEIGPLKRAGEQGKSDKRSGIEAVVVAPSRELGMQIVREVEKILGPDDRRLVQQLVGGANRSRQEEALKKNKPIIVVGTPGRISEISAAGKLQTHNCRFLVLDEVDQLLSFNYREDMHRILEHVGRRSGTSSSSGILGPLARRSERQTILVSATIPFSVIRAAKSWGHDPVLVRAKSAVPLDSIAVPRPMLSQGEPGSDPAMSVNQAAVNSLPPSLEHYYCTSKAQHKVDTLRRCIHALEAQTVIAFMNNTKPLKDVVFKLEARGIKAIELHGDLGKLARSTVLKKFKAGEFRVLVTNELSARGLDVPECDLVINLDQPTDSTHYAHRAGRTGRLGRKGTVVSICEESEAFIIRKMRKQLGVPIKPCDFTEGQINVHKEEDVE from the coding sequence ATGAGGCTAATTATCGGGCAAGTTCATCGGAACGTTCTTGCTTTGGCATCATCCCGGTCATGCTTCGTCGTCGGCGACCACCTTCCATCCAGAATGCTGTCGCTGCCGCGTGCAGCTCGGTTTCATCAGAGTGCTTGGAGGGGCAGCCAAGCTGTCGAGGATAGCGGCAGCGCGCTGACCCTAGCTAACCTTGACGTCCAAAGCAAAGCTGACTATGTGAAGAAAGAAAGGGTGCCACGAACCGGAGGTCCGAGGCCAAGCTCAAGAGACACCTCCTACGGTGTGAAACCAAAGAAGGTTTATCCGCCTAAGACTGCCTTACCAAAGTCTCCGGTGGTGAAGAAGAAACTGAAGATTGATGAGGCTTTGTTCTCCGCGAGTTCATTTGAAGAGCTCGGTTTGCCGCCGTTGCTCATTGACCGGCTGAACAAGGAAGGCCTGACTTCTCCAACCGAGGTCCAGTCTGCTTCCATTCCTGTCATATCACAAAGGCATGATGTGGTTATCCAATCGTATACTGGGTCGGGGAAAACCCTTGCGTACCTTCTCCCTATTCTTTCTGAAATAGGCCCCCTGAAGAGGGCTGGAGAGCAGGGTAAATCTGACAAGAGATCAGGTATAGAAGCAGTTGTTGTTGCTCCTTCAAGAGAATTAGGAATGCAGATAGTGCGAGAGGTGGAGAAGATCTTGGGCCCTGATGACAGGAGACTTGTGCAGCAGCTTGTTGGCGGCGCTAACCGTTCGAGGCAAGAAGAAGCATTGAAGAAGAACAAGCCAATTATTGTTGTTGGAACACCTGGCCGTATTTCGGAAATTTCAGCAGCTGGTAAGCTACAGACACATAACTGCCGTTTTCTTGTACTGGATGAAGTCGACCAGCTTTTGTCATTTAATTACCGTGAGGATATGCATAGAATACTAGAGCATGTTGGTAGGAGATCTGGCACTTCATCTTCTAGTGGCATCCTCGGTCCACTTGCTAGGCGGTCTGAGCGTCAGACAATCTTGGTATCAGCAACAATACCGTTTTCAGTTATACGTGCAGCCAAGAGTTGGGGTCATGACCCAGTTCTTGTTAGGGCTAAGAGTGCTGTTCCTCTCGACTCAATTGCTGTTCCAAGGCCTATGCTGTCCCAGGGTGAACCAGGCTCCGATCCAGCAATGTCCGTTAATCAAGCTGCAGTTAACAGCTTGCCTCCGTCATTGGAGCATTACTACTGTACATCGAAGGCTCAACACAAAGTTGACACCTTAAGGAGATGCATCCATGCTCTGGAAGCACAGACGGTGATTGCATTTATGAACAACACCAAGCCACTGAAGGATGTTGTATTTAAGTTGGAGGCCCGTGGGATAAAAGCTATCGAGCTGCATGGAGATCTTGGGAAGCTTGCAAGATCAACAGTCTTGAAAAAGTTCAAGGCAGGTGAATTCAGAGTTCTAGTCACGAACGAGTTATCCGCTAGAGGACTGGATGTGCCAGAATGCGACCTTGTGATTAACCTGGATCAGCCAACAGACTCTACACACTACGCCCACAGAGCTGGTCGGACTGGACGTCTTGGGCGGAAAGGGACTGTGGTTTCAATATGTGAAGAAAGCGAGGCATTTATTATAAGAAAAATGCGGAAGCAATTGGGTGTGCCCATCAAGCCATGTGATTTCACTGAAGGCCAGATTAACGTTCATAAGGAGGAGGATGTGGAATAA